Genomic window (Syngnathus typhle isolate RoL2023-S1 ecotype Sweden linkage group LG19, RoL_Styp_1.0, whole genome shotgun sequence):
ctatagcagaacaaacaatccatggtcttcagatgccacgctgtcgccatctcctggtcagctagtgaaatgcttttgctgttttttttccctctcaattaaaacaaatcaatcagccagttggctttctttatttaatatctgatatcagacaaaaccaaattgtgaatcagtcacctaggctatagcagaacaaacaatccatggtcttcagatgccacgctgtcgccatctcctggtcagctagtgaaatgcttttgctgttttttttccctctcaattaaaacaaatcaatcagccagttggttttctttatttaatctctgatatcagacaaaaccaaattgtgaatcagtcacctaggccagtgcttctcaaatagtgggggggggcgcggtgctattcctgggggggcgcgtgtgaccctggggaacaggctttttttttggcagtactagaataaagtgtaattgcgcgtttactacagcagggggcagtggcgctctcattgttacttctgtcacgtttgcgacagtgcaacattttacgacttacaagacaagttaggatagtcacgttggggagggggggcgcgaatagttttcttcttgctagggggggagggcgtaacagaaaataattgagaagcactgatttaacccatccccgtgtgattttaatccatcccctgggggagaggggagcagtgagcagcagcggtgccgcgctcgggaatcagttggtgatctaaccccccaattccaacccttaatgctgagtgccaagcagggaggcaatgggtcccatttttacagtctctGGTATCAGGTATACATACACTCACAAAGGATTTGGCTTCATTAGCtgctgaaataaaaacaaaagcatgcAGGCACTGCTGGATTCTCTTTGCTTCAAGCAGTTTGCATGTGCAGATGCCATGAATAACACTGCAGAGCTGAGGAGGATGCAAAAGCGATCTAGTTAACAGTTGACACAGCTAACTAAGCAATTATTTTAAGACACTAATAATTCAGTTCAAAGGAATCTCGCCTTAATTAGAACCCGACCAATTAGTGGGTGCACTGCCGGAATGTTTATTGGTTAGAACGCTCGCTCATTTTCTGTTTTGTGGCTGTCGTGCAATGTGGCAACTGTCTGGCTATGACAATATTTTTTgcgttttgacttttttgttaTATTATCCAAAACACGTGGGCTCTATGATTTGCTGTTAGGGTCTTTTGGTGTGTTGTACGTACAAAGCCTTTCACCTTATTAATTGGTTCACCGGTCGATTATTGTATTGATTCGTGTGAGCGACATCAATGATGACTTTCAAAAAGATTTAACTTAAAGGAGACAAAAGTGCAAGACAATTAGCGCAGCACCGAAGTCAGGCAACTTATAAGGACTGGATTGAAACAATGGCAATATTGGTATTAGGCCACTGCTACAGACAACTtccacatcacacaacagttaacaaaaaaaaaaaaaaaaaaataatgcaaccGGTCAATCAAAGGACGTGTGCCGAGCAGGAAACCGTGTTCAATTGGGAAGGCCGACTGGTGGAGTTAGCATGGCCACAGCATAGCGAGCGCCCGGCTCACTTGCGGGGTTGATGGATGTGCTGGTTGATGTGCTGAGAGGGGGGCAGCTTGGGGATGCCAGGCTGGGGCTTCTGGTGCGCCACCTGGGCAGCAGCCGGGGTGAAGTCCTTATCGCCCTGAAAGCATCAGCCAAAAGGATGTCACAAGCAAATAGGAAATGTTACAAGAATCCAAGTGCGTGAAGGGTAACGGTAAAGCCGCCATCTGCTCTGCAGCCGCAAACTCTtactgatataaaaaaaaaaaaaaaaaatatcaccaCAAATTGGATGAGAGAGGGACATTGCTATTTCAAAGAGGAATGGagtattttaataaaaaaaataaaatcatgaatCTGTTAATATCTGCTCCAGTTTTCTTCCCTTATGTTTCTCTCATTATTCATTAGGACTATTAAGTTAGAATTTCATTCCGTTATATTCCGTACAAACTCATTGTAAGATTACAAGCACTTGTATTTCCACTACATTAATATTAAATCTCGTGTGCGTGTTACCTTGGTAACCACTCCAGACACAATCACCGGGGCCTTGGGTGGACTGAAAACAGAAAGAGAAAAGCAAAGTAT
Coding sequences:
- the dap gene encoding death-associated protein 1 homolog, whose amino-acid sequence is MSSPPKEKIETRGGHPPAVKAGGMRIVQKHQATPVPEPPPKDDDEEQYVSSSPPKAPVIVSGVVTKGDKDFTPAAAQVAHQKPQPGIPKLPPSQHINQHIHQPRK